A stretch of Thermococcus bergensis DNA encodes these proteins:
- a CDS encoding DUF5305 family protein, with the protein MDIKEKLKKLVSRREVLAVSLVLFLFFGFYSIKLMGASSVITTQQTLGKYTQEGELIHVALLKNNTLYGERLSREEYPIPLVESFVLTYEYRFAPATSIEGNYNTQGIVQYTVNRGSEEVVLWEEKLFEKSGELEDGKFTVQYELNLTKLENRTSEIVEQLGLKRLNRKITFATRVNVEGNVYGREVTESFEHSSSLIKDSGSGLYYFTNEKESTQKTVVEKGAKRTVVTIVGLPFYADTAKKVAPILALLFLTPVLGGVYTIRAQRPNNEFKDLSPYITEGAPVYVEKKVILAAKEDLKKTFDLLDKPILHYKDGKEDVYTIIDGNIAYEYRKMESN; encoded by the coding sequence ATGGATATAAAAGAAAAACTGAAAAAATTGGTAAGCAGAAGAGAAGTCCTTGCAGTTTCGCTTGTTCTCTTCTTATTTTTCGGATTTTATTCGATAAAGCTAATGGGGGCCAGCTCTGTTATAACAACCCAGCAGACACTTGGCAAATACACTCAAGAGGGAGAGCTAATTCATGTGGCTTTGTTAAAGAACAACACACTCTACGGAGAAAGGCTCAGCAGGGAGGAATATCCTATTCCTCTCGTAGAGAGCTTTGTATTGACATATGAGTATCGCTTTGCTCCAGCCACTTCAATAGAGGGGAATTACAACACTCAAGGTATAGTCCAGTATACGGTAAACAGAGGCAGCGAAGAGGTTGTTCTATGGGAAGAAAAGCTCTTTGAAAAGTCTGGAGAGCTGGAGGATGGCAAATTTACGGTGCAGTACGAGCTCAACTTAACCAAACTCGAAAACAGGACAAGTGAAATAGTGGAACAGCTTGGTTTGAAGAGGTTGAACCGGAAGATAACGTTTGCTACGAGAGTTAACGTTGAGGGAAATGTTTACGGAAGGGAAGTAACTGAGAGCTTTGAGCACAGCTCATCTTTAATTAAGGACTCGGGTTCTGGGCTTTATTACTTCACCAACGAAAAAGAAAGCACGCAGAAAACGGTGGTAGAAAAAGGCGCGAAGAGAACAGTAGTAACAATTGTCGGCTTGCCTTTCTACGCAGATACTGCAAAGAAAGTGGCTCCGATACTGGCTCTGCTGTTCTTAACTCCCGTATTGGGTGGGGTTTACACGATAAGAGCGCAGAGACCCAACAACGAATTTAAAGACCTATCCCCATACATAACAGAAGGAGCTCCAGTTTATGTAGAGAAAAAGGTTATTCTGGCCGCAAAAGAAGACTTGAAGAAGACCTTTGACCTCTTGGACAAACCGATCCTTCATTACAAGGATGGCAAAGAGGACGTTTATACGATAATCGACGGCAACATAGCTTACGAGTATAGAAAAATGGAAAGCAACTGA
- a CDS encoding DUF1102 domain-containing protein — MRKIIKFTVLPIMLVITFFAWGIFVVKPIPVVLAVDDNASVSIENPLPPYAYLSNGHLKIDISNQSPLHPGFGEGLSPDTVYVFNDVFEIYNNESETGESVICVSVSSPTTVIGLFVSPYTGTWSQSIEFEVLANQSIQVGMHFNTTGLSLGDYNQNITIQAFGGSCQ; from the coding sequence GTGAGAAAAATAATCAAATTTACTGTTCTGCCGATTATGTTAGTCATAACCTTCTTTGCGTGGGGGATTTTTGTTGTGAAGCCAATTCCAGTTGTTCTTGCTGTTGATGATAACGCCTCAGTTTCCATAGAAAACCCCTTGCCCCCTTACGCTTATCTAAGCAATGGTCACCTGAAGATTGACATCAGCAACCAGAGCCCTCTCCATCCGGGCTTTGGAGAAGGTCTTTCACCCGATACTGTTTATGTTTTCAACGACGTTTTTGAGATATACAACAACGAGAGTGAAACAGGGGAAAGTGTGATTTGTGTGAGTGTAAGCTCACCAACTACAGTTATTGGCCTTTTTGTGAGCCCCTACACAGGTACCTGGAGTCAGAGTATAGAGTTTGAGGTTCTTGCAAACCAAAGTATCCAAGTGGGGATGCACTTTAATACCACCGGCTTATCCTTGGGAGATTACAACCAAAACATTACAATACAGGCCTTCGGAGGCTCCTGCCAATGA
- a CDS encoding signal peptidase I, which translates to MKAFLEYFLILAVSVFVVGSIAGALLDRPVFMSYVYSDSMTPTLNKGDLFFINPFSRSADVGDIIVFNLRGSWTVHRVVAIVENGYITKGDNNVATDQQEGRADPVSKDKIAGKVLTIGDSPLKIPQLGTYLQRGLSGRTKMLLAALMIVLGSLAFTGEAPKHRKKRPRFTRVKFKTLYLLASAFLLIMLSASIFVSWQVFPIEYAVTSAGGQREGWVLPGSTFEREITIKNGNFYPMVYYLEPQTGGISSLSETQLELGPQEEERVKVTINAPEETSLFMDKVKVNAYIPVLPKSVINWLYSINPFAPLFAILSETAVFLGILYLISGIGDEDVLKIRNKRSSLLRQIKMEVFGR; encoded by the coding sequence ATGAAGGCATTCCTTGAATATTTCCTGATTCTTGCGGTTTCCGTGTTTGTTGTGGGGTCTATCGCGGGAGCTCTTCTTGATAGACCCGTTTTCATGTCTTATGTTTACTCAGATAGCATGACCCCTACGCTGAATAAGGGGGATTTGTTCTTCATAAATCCTTTTTCAAGGAGCGCCGATGTTGGTGATATAATCGTTTTTAATCTGAGAGGCAGCTGGACTGTCCATAGAGTCGTGGCAATTGTTGAAAATGGCTACATTACCAAAGGCGACAACAACGTTGCAACCGACCAGCAAGAAGGTAGAGCAGACCCGGTTTCAAAAGATAAAATAGCGGGAAAGGTGCTTACCATTGGAGATTCCCCTCTCAAAATCCCACAACTGGGAACGTATCTTCAGAGAGGACTCTCTGGAAGAACTAAAATGCTGCTTGCGGCATTAATGATAGTATTGGGATCCTTAGCTTTCACGGGAGAGGCCCCAAAGCACAGAAAAAAGAGGCCCAGGTTTACCAGAGTAAAGTTCAAAACTCTCTACCTTCTGGCTTCGGCATTTCTCTTGATAATGCTCTCAGCTTCAATATTTGTTTCCTGGCAGGTGTTTCCAATAGAATACGCAGTGACATCCGCAGGGGGTCAGAGAGAAGGATGGGTTTTACCCGGTTCCACATTTGAAAGGGAAATCACCATAAAAAATGGGAACTTCTATCCGATGGTCTACTATCTTGAGCCCCAGACTGGAGGGATTTCAAGCCTATCAGAAACTCAGCTTGAATTGGGGCCCCAAGAAGAAGAGAGGGTTAAAGTTACAATAAACGCTCCCGAAGAAACTTCACTTTTCATGGATAAGGTGAAAGTAAACGCCTATATCCCAGTGTTGCCAAAATCAGTGATCAACTGGCTTTACAGCATAAATCCATTTGCTCCTCTCTTTGCAATTCTCTCTGAGACTGCAGTTTTTCTGGGAATTCTTTACCTAATTTCGGGAATTGGGGATGAAGATGTGTTAAAAATCAGAAATAAGAGATCCAGCTTATTAAGGCAAATCAAAATGGAGGTGTTTGGGAGATGA
- a CDS encoding CheR family methyltransferase — protein MDITDRGYQLIKQELFRHLRTDSNAYKDSYLIRRIRARMRKLGISDFMDYYRLIKKNKAELDDLLLTVAINVTEFFRDPIVWRTLESKVLPELIRFKKENHFTTIRVWSAACSTGQEPYSIAMMFSEFLGQDIKRYNLSILATDIDREALNIAIKGVYPRETVEKSVPKHLIRKYFFPMGDHYRVSPQLRRYVKFQHFNLLSKEYPKGFDMIFIRNVLIYMTKEAQEEIFRRLYDSLEDHGYLILGKTETILGDASKLFKLYSLVGRV, from the coding sequence ATGGATATCACTGACCGAGGATATCAGCTTATCAAACAGGAGCTGTTTCGCCATTTGAGAACAGATAGCAACGCATACAAAGATTCTTACTTAATCAGGAGAATAAGGGCCAGAATGAGAAAGCTGGGCATCTCAGATTTCATGGACTATTACAGGTTAATTAAGAAAAATAAAGCAGAGCTTGATGACCTTCTTCTTACTGTTGCTATAAACGTGACAGAGTTCTTTAGAGACCCCATTGTCTGGAGGACCCTCGAGAGTAAAGTGCTTCCCGAGCTCATCCGCTTCAAAAAAGAAAACCACTTTACAACAATAAGGGTGTGGAGTGCTGCCTGCTCTACTGGACAAGAGCCCTACTCGATAGCAATGATGTTCAGTGAATTCCTGGGGCAGGACATAAAGCGCTACAATCTTTCCATACTCGCAACCGATATTGACAGAGAGGCGTTAAACATTGCTATCAAGGGTGTTTATCCGAGGGAAACCGTGGAAAAGAGCGTTCCCAAGCATCTCATCAGAAAGTACTTCTTTCCCATGGGCGACCACTATAGAGTCTCACCCCAGCTTCGGCGCTACGTGAAGTTTCAGCATTTTAACCTCCTTTCCAAGGAGTATCCTAAGGGTTTTGACATGATATTCATACGCAATGTGCTCATTTATATGACCAAGGAAGCCCAAGAAGAGATCTTCCGTCGTCTTTATGATTCTCTCGAAGATCATGGTTACCTTATCCTCGGCAAAACTGAGACAATACTTGGGGATGCTTCCAAGTTGTTTAAGCTCTACAGCCTAGTAGGTAGGGTATAA
- a CDS encoding DUF1102 domain-containing protein: protein MKKILGIFMLIAGIVIAVTASSASFAYFEADREVHIAIVPDDVELIDLVPLQPYAYINDNGMLVIDLSAANGNYWALVQQNITVGQGVSPDSIYVFEHVFGVSNHLWENVTICMHIDYSGSGAISFFEGPYTGQPGTDELDVTIYPGETVEIGMIIDSDGLDAGQGIDGTLNFDAVLGECED, encoded by the coding sequence ATGAAAAAGATACTAGGAATCTTTATGCTGATCGCAGGAATAGTCATTGCCGTTACAGCCAGCAGTGCAAGTTTTGCGTACTTTGAAGCAGACAGGGAAGTCCATATTGCTATAGTCCCTGACGATGTTGAGCTTATAGACTTGGTACCACTTCAGCCATACGCCTACATAAATGATAACGGAATGCTTGTAATTGACTTAAGCGCAGCAAACGGAAACTATTGGGCTTTAGTACAACAGAACATTACCGTAGGTCAAGGTGTAAGCCCAGACTCAATATACGTATTTGAGCACGTGTTCGGTGTTAGCAACCACCTATGGGAAAACGTCACTATTTGTATGCACATTGACTATAGCGGGAGCGGTGCAATTAGCTTCTTTGAAGGTCCATATACCGGACAACCCGGAACTGACGAACTTGATGTTACTATCTATCCGGGAGAAACTGTTGAGATTGGTATGATAATTGACAGCGACGGTCTGGACGCTGGCCAAGGAATAGACGGGACTTTAAACTTCGATGCAGTACTTGGTGAATGCGAAGATTGA
- a CDS encoding IS607 family transposase, producing MKLYRTGKAAQLLGISKPTLLRKIKAGEIKAYRVGKEYRIPESEIKRLLEGKTPDKVVIYARVSSRDQKQDLERQVEYLKNYCASKGYQVAKIITDISSGLNENRKGLKQLFKLVESGEITKVVITYKDRLTRFGFKYLEQYFNSHGVEIEVIFDDEEKTPEKELVEDLLAIVTSFAGKLYGARSHKKKRLVEAVKNALRDD from the coding sequence ATGAAGCTTTATAGGACGGGAAAAGCGGCGCAACTCCTTGGCATCAGCAAGCCGACACTCCTCAGAAAAATCAAAGCCGGCGAGATTAAAGCATACAGGGTCGGAAAAGAATACAGAATTCCAGAAAGCGAGATTAAAAGACTCCTCGAAGGCAAAACCCCCGACAAGGTTGTAATTTACGCCAGAGTATCAAGCAGAGACCAAAAACAAGACCTTGAGAGACAAGTCGAATACCTCAAGAACTACTGCGCATCAAAAGGCTACCAAGTTGCAAAAATCATCACAGACATTTCTTCAGGACTAAACGAGAACAGGAAGGGGTTAAAACAGCTCTTCAAACTCGTTGAAAGTGGGGAAATAACAAAAGTCGTTATAACGTACAAAGACAGGCTCACCCGCTTTGGATTCAAATACCTTGAGCAATACTTTAACTCTCACGGGGTTGAGATTGAAGTAATCTTTGATGATGAAGAGAAAACGCCAGAAAAGGAACTTGTTGAGGACTTGTTAGCAATTGTTACTTCCTTTGCTGGAAAACTCTATGGTGCCCGTTCTCACAAGAAAAAACGCCTTGTCGAGGCGGTAAAGAATGCCCTCAGAGACGATTAA
- a CDS encoding IS982 family transposase (programmed frameshift): MVVLSFQRKILIIKSEIYPIISKHYPKNTHREIISLYDLITFAILAHLHFNGVYKHAYRVLIEEMKLFPKIRYNKLTERLNRHEKLLLLAQEELFKKHAREYVRILDSKPIQTKELARKNRKDKEGSSEVISEKPAVGFVPSKKFYYGYKLTCYSDGNLLALLSVDPANKHDVSVVREKFWVIVEEFSGCFLFLDKGYVSRELEEEFLRFGVVYTPVKRGNQISNLEEKKFYKYLSDFRRRIETLFSKFSEFLLRPSRSVSLRGLAVRILGAILAVNLDRLYNFTGGGN; the protein is encoded by the exons GTGGTTGTATTGAGTTTTCAGAGGAAAATCCTGATCATAAAATCCGAAATCTACCCGATAATCAGCAAACACTACCCGAAAAACACTCACAGGGAAATAATCAGCCTCTACGACCTGATAACCTTCGCAATACTAGCACACTTGCACTTTAACGGAGTTTACAAGCACGCTTACAGAGTCCTAATCGAAGAAATGAAACTGTTCCCCAAAATCAGGTACAACAAACTAACAGAACGCTTGAACAGGCACGAAAAACTCCTACTCCTAGCACAGGAAGAATTATTCAAAAAACACGCCAGAGAATACGTTAGAATACTGGACTCAAAGCCCATTCAGACCAAGGAGTTGGCCAGAAAAAACAGGAAGGATAAGGAGGGTTCTTCAGAAGTCATCTCTGAAAAGCCCGCAGTTGGGTTTGTTCCCTCT AAAAAGTTTTACTATGGGTACAAGCTGACCTGTTACTCTGATGGAAATTTGCTGGCTTTACTGTCTGTTGATCCGGCGAATAAGCATGATGTGAGTGTTGTCCGGGAAAAGTTCTGGGTGATTGTTGAGGAGTTTTCCGGCTGTTTTCTGTTTTTGGATAAGGGGTATGTTAGCAGGGAACTCGAGGAGGAGTTTTTGAGGTTTGGCGTTGTTTACACGCCAGTAAAGCGGGGGAATCAGATTAGTAATCTGGAGGAGAAGAAGTTTTACAAGTACTTGTCTGACTTTCGCAGGAGGATTGAGACTTTGTTTTCGAAGTTTTCTGAGTTTCTTCTGAGGCCGAGCAGGAGTGTTAGTTTGAGGGGGTTAGCTGTCAGGATTTTAGGGGCGATTCTGGCCGTGAATCTGGACAGATTATACAACTTCACAGGTGGTGGGAACTAG
- a CDS encoding 4Fe-4S dicluster domain-containing protein, whose product MGEEGVHEAPQEKIERIWILITPDKCSGCRLCEVACSLEHEGIIWPEASRIRVFELLPGVNVPHTCVQCPDYPCVNSCPTKALSVDDKTGAVIVDEAKCIECGACVTACPGNVPRIPAGKGSVVICDLCGGNPKCVEVCHEAGHDALKIVTGDYRPIFRTFAKDPVEKSHEIARKVFGEEFLG is encoded by the coding sequence ATGGGTGAGGAAGGAGTTCATGAGGCCCCGCAAGAGAAAATCGAGAGAATTTGGATCCTAATAACGCCAGACAAATGCAGCGGCTGCAGGCTTTGTGAGGTTGCATGCTCCCTTGAGCACGAGGGAATAATATGGCCCGAGGCATCAAGAATAAGAGTCTTTGAACTTTTGCCCGGAGTTAATGTCCCACATACGTGTGTCCAATGTCCTGATTATCCGTGTGTTAACTCCTGCCCCACAAAAGCCCTAAGCGTTGATGACAAAACCGGAGCAGTCATTGTTGACGAAGCAAAGTGCATAGAGTGTGGAGCGTGTGTGACAGCATGCCCGGGAAACGTTCCAAGGATTCCCGCTGGTAAGGGAAGTGTGGTCATATGTGACCTCTGTGGAGGAAATCCGAAATGTGTTGAGGTTTGCCATGAAGCAGGGCACGATGCGTTAAAGATTGTTACAGGAGACTATAGACCTATCTTTAGGACATTCGCTAAAGACCCGGTGGAAAAGAGCCATGAAATAGCGAGAAAAGTCTTTGGGGAGGAATTCTTGGGGTGA
- a CDS encoding DMT family transporter: protein MKRAELILLGITAIWGFTFPAMKVSLGYMPPILFLAYRFGVASLLMLLIFRKRVLKRETLFEGLILGLTLVFGHGFQIVGLKYTSASNSAFITSLYVVFTPFIAYFLLGDKLKARDFLSLIVAIIGLYLISGASLKFNYGDLLTIFCAISFAFQIVLIQKFGEKDYLSLAFWQIFWNFVFSTIYALVFEGFVVPVKMTPWLGILYTGIFATVIAFTLQVKYQKETAPFFTSVEGVQANVSSVP, encoded by the coding sequence ATGAAAAGAGCTGAACTAATACTCCTTGGAATCACAGCCATCTGGGGATTTACATTTCCGGCAATGAAGGTTAGCCTCGGTTATATGCCCCCAATACTATTTCTGGCTTACCGTTTCGGAGTAGCGTCTCTCCTTATGCTCCTCATTTTTAGAAAGAGAGTCCTGAAGAGAGAAACCTTATTTGAAGGGCTTATTCTGGGATTAACACTCGTTTTTGGGCACGGCTTTCAAATCGTCGGTTTAAAATACACTTCTGCATCCAACTCTGCATTCATAACCTCTCTCTACGTGGTCTTCACGCCGTTTATAGCATACTTTCTCCTGGGGGATAAGCTAAAAGCGAGAGATTTTCTATCTCTTATTGTTGCAATAATTGGTTTGTATTTAATCTCGGGAGCAAGCTTAAAGTTTAACTATGGTGATCTGCTGACGATTTTTTGTGCAATTTCCTTTGCCTTCCAGATAGTCCTTATCCAGAAATTTGGAGAAAAAGATTACCTCAGCCTAGCCTTCTGGCAGATATTTTGGAACTTTGTGTTCTCAACAATCTATGCTCTTGTTTTTGAAGGGTTCGTAGTGCCTGTAAAGATGACTCCATGGCTTGGCATCCTTTACACGGGAATCTTTGCAACGGTAATAGCATTCACCCTTCAGGTAAAGTACCAAAAAGAAACGGCTCCATTCTTCACTTCCGTTGAGGGAGTACAGGCTAACGTTTCCTCTGTACCATAA
- a CDS encoding aldehyde ferredoxin oxidoreductase family protein, producing MYAYAGKLLDVDLTKEEIKEVELDEEILRKFYGGRGLGTYLLWKELGDKWETVDPLGEENLLLILTGPLTGYYPGMKTAVVSKSPESNGIVGSVLSSEVGLELKASGYDGIIIRGKAKAPVYLFVHNDTVEIRDATKYWGMGGVELHKTLLKEVHEEIKKKEKLRGIPKEPAMMYIGRGGENKVRFAAIMTKLMHAAGYGGYGAVMGSKNLKAIIVKGSKSLPEVYDKEKMKSLLREFWKELFSMTTFREWGTGAGGYSVGHDRSSEPIRNWQEEYHDNEEISVVNFENRAWIKKYWADYGCPVNCMKISYLRYGEYKGAITDAPDYELMAYMGTNLGIFEPEKIVYLSYLVDELGLDGINAGNTLGFAAELYQRGILTKDDIGFELNWGDEKAFAKLLHLIAEKEGIGEILAEGTYRAALKISQLKGVDVTKYAVHVKGIGVGAHGVRSELDYTKDISYAVSVQGGDHTSTAGLPARSYEGEMVNAFYDSAVVCNFVTKPGFERILEFGNALTGFNITPEQWLNEVGLRIIHLQRILLLLGGPDVHWDPRKDDDNPPRFYEPLPSGPVKGKAPSREDIRAKVKQYYEEIGYDENGIPREEVLEQLGIGEAKREVKRIKKRLNL from the coding sequence ATGTACGCATATGCCGGAAAACTCCTTGATGTGGACTTAACAAAAGAGGAAATTAAAGAGGTCGAGCTGGATGAAGAAATCTTAAGGAAGTTCTATGGCGGGAGAGGGCTTGGAACATACCTTCTCTGGAAAGAGCTCGGGGACAAGTGGGAAACTGTAGATCCCCTTGGCGAGGAGAACCTCCTTCTGATACTAACAGGACCGCTAACCGGCTATTACCCGGGTATGAAGACTGCTGTTGTTTCCAAATCTCCTGAGAGCAATGGTATCGTGGGGAGTGTTCTAAGCAGTGAAGTAGGTTTGGAACTCAAGGCATCAGGATATGATGGGATCATAATCAGAGGAAAAGCAAAGGCCCCAGTCTATCTCTTCGTTCACAACGATACGGTGGAGATAAGGGACGCAACAAAATACTGGGGCATGGGTGGCGTTGAGCTTCACAAAACCCTCTTGAAAGAAGTTCATGAGGAGATAAAGAAGAAAGAAAAGCTGAGAGGAATTCCCAAAGAGCCCGCGATGATGTACATTGGCAGAGGGGGAGAAAATAAAGTCCGCTTTGCTGCAATAATGACGAAGCTCATGCATGCCGCTGGCTATGGTGGCTATGGAGCGGTAATGGGAAGCAAGAACCTCAAGGCAATAATCGTAAAAGGAAGCAAATCTCTTCCAGAAGTTTACGACAAAGAAAAAATGAAATCCCTCCTCAGAGAGTTCTGGAAAGAGCTCTTTTCAATGACTACCTTTAGGGAATGGGGTACCGGAGCTGGAGGATATAGCGTAGGGCATGACCGCTCAAGTGAGCCAATAAGAAACTGGCAGGAGGAATACCACGACAACGAGGAGATAAGCGTAGTTAATTTCGAGAACAGAGCTTGGATAAAGAAATATTGGGCTGATTACGGGTGTCCGGTAAACTGTATGAAAATCTCATATCTCCGTTATGGTGAGTACAAGGGTGCAATTACAGATGCACCGGACTATGAGCTCATGGCATATATGGGAACTAACCTCGGAATATTTGAACCAGAAAAAATAGTTTACCTGTCATATCTGGTTGATGAACTTGGCTTGGACGGAATAAACGCTGGAAACACCTTAGGATTTGCAGCGGAGCTTTACCAGAGGGGAATTCTTACAAAGGATGACATAGGATTCGAGCTTAACTGGGGCGACGAAAAAGCCTTCGCAAAGCTTTTGCACTTAATAGCTGAGAAGGAGGGCATTGGAGAGATACTTGCGGAGGGCACTTACAGAGCAGCGTTGAAGATTTCACAGCTTAAAGGTGTAGATGTAACAAAATACGCGGTTCACGTGAAGGGAATCGGAGTCGGTGCTCACGGGGTGAGGAGCGAGCTCGACTATACAAAGGACATAAGCTATGCTGTCTCTGTCCAGGGAGGAGACCACACCTCCACAGCAGGTCTTCCAGCAAGGAGCTACGAAGGGGAGATGGTAAACGCATTCTACGACTCCGCGGTTGTGTGCAACTTCGTCACGAAGCCCGGATTTGAAAGAATCCTCGAGTTTGGAAACGCTTTGACAGGATTCAACATAACCCCCGAGCAGTGGCTTAACGAAGTGGGTCTGAGGATAATCCACCTTCAGAGAATACTTCTACTCCTTGGTGGACCGGATGTGCACTGGGACCCGAGAAAGGACGACGACAATCCACCAAGGTTCTATGAGCCACTGCCGAGCGGACCAGTTAAAGGAAAAGCCCCAAGCAGAGAAGACATTAGGGCAAAGGTAAAGCAGTACTACGAAGAAATCGGCTACGACGAAAATGGAATCCCGAGGGAAGAAGTTCTTGAGCAACTTGGCATAGGTGAAGCAAAGCGTGAGGTAAAGAGGATTAAAAAGCGCTTGAACCTCTAA
- a CDS encoding DUF1102 domain-containing protein: MAFAMALGTSATFRDYRAQRSVHVSVVADDVELIDLHPGQPYAYINERGMLVIDFSMDNPNWPGWEDENWTGGLGISPQSRYNFDHVFYVSNHLWEQVPIVVEVVSSDPGTFSFYDPTYNMWVTGGLSQPYNSDTAAGDVCFVLQPGEELGIGMEIVGGQLGDFYGNVTIRAWPLGEEPFTCGVGP; the protein is encoded by the coding sequence GTGGCCTTTGCAATGGCCCTCGGCACTAGTGCAACGTTCAGAGACTACAGGGCTCAAAGAAGCGTCCACGTATCAGTGGTAGCAGATGACGTTGAGCTCATTGACCTGCATCCAGGACAACCATATGCATACATTAACGAGAGGGGTATGCTAGTTATAGACTTCTCAATGGACAATCCGAACTGGCCAGGATGGGAAGACGAGAACTGGACCGGAGGATTGGGAATTAGCCCACAATCAAGATACAACTTTGACCACGTTTTCTACGTGAGCAACCACCTCTGGGAGCAAGTTCCCATTGTAGTAGAGGTAGTTTCATCCGACCCTGGTACGTTCTCATTCTACGACCCGACTTATAACATGTGGGTAACCGGTGGACTTAGCCAACCCTATAACTCTGACACTGCAGCAGGAGACGTCTGTTTCGTTCTACAACCCGGAGAAGAGCTGGGTATCGGCATGGAAATAGTAGGTGGACAACTTGGTGACTTCTATGGAAACGTAACCATTAGGGCATGGCCTCTCGGAGAAGAGCCGTTTACATGCGGGGTGGGACCATGA
- a CDS encoding PH0542 domain-containing protein — MEEEAFDMREALATGENLDKVLAYAFVHEEYLKELISYLDDDLWTVSKNALSILLQIAKDRPELYEPMLSKMMAMIHKSESVPLTQEIARAFGQIAKARPELVKRVMPVLFASYRVGDIKTRVNMVYVIEEIARSNPHLLSDLVADIKLLITSKDEKDKLTALNFVTALGENNFAYVRPFLHYLLGLLNDENEVVRASTVESLVLLAENNEKFRKLVLSKLKEINDTSELVRKVVKEGIIRLTMKEGI; from the coding sequence ATGGAGGAAGAAGCGTTCGACATGAGAGAGGCCCTTGCCACAGGCGAAAATCTCGATAAAGTTCTTGCCTACGCTTTCGTTCATGAAGAATATCTTAAGGAACTGATATCTTATCTTGATGATGACCTTTGGACTGTCTCAAAGAATGCGCTCTCTATTCTCCTCCAGATCGCAAAGGATCGGCCCGAGCTTTACGAACCAATGTTATCCAAGATGATGGCCATGATCCACAAAAGTGAGTCTGTGCCTTTAACACAGGAAATAGCAAGAGCCTTCGGCCAGATTGCTAAAGCTCGACCCGAGCTTGTAAAGCGCGTTATGCCCGTTTTGTTCGCGAGCTACCGCGTAGGGGACATCAAGACACGCGTCAACATGGTGTACGTCATTGAGGAAATAGCCCGGTCAAACCCTCATCTCCTGAGTGATTTGGTAGCAGATATAAAGCTCCTCATAACCTCCAAGGATGAGAAAGACAAGTTAACTGCGCTCAACTTCGTGACAGCCCTCGGAGAGAACAACTTTGCATACGTCCGTCCGTTCCTCCACTACCTTCTAGGGCTCCTCAACGACGAGAACGAGGTGGTTAGAGCGAGCACCGTTGAGAGTCTCGTCTTACTCGCCGAGAACAATGAGAAATTCAGAAAACTTGTCCTCTCAAAGCTCAAAGAGATTAATGACACGAGTGAACTCGTGAGAAAAGTGGTTAAGGAAGGGATAATCAGGCTCACTATGAAGGAGGGGATTTAA